The Podarcis muralis chromosome 8, rPodMur119.hap1.1, whole genome shotgun sequence genomic sequence TGCTTCGGCCGGCAACTTTTTCCGAGCGGCCGTCCAGCAGCTGCAGAACGTGCGGGAGCGCTCGCTAGAGGGCGCCGCCGAGCCCTGGCCAAGCGACGACGACAGCGGGGCTCCCCTCGACGCCGCCGCGAAGGAGAAGCGCTCGTCCAAGGACTCGCCGATCTCCATAGACCTGACTTTCCACCTCCTCCGGCAACTCTTGGAAATGGCCCGAGCGGAGCAGCTGTCGCAGCAGGTCGAGAGCAACAGGAAAATGCTGGAGACCATCGGGAAATGAA encodes the following:
- the CRH gene encoding corticoliberin — translated: MKIQLLVSTGILLVALLPCHECRALGKSVPADPALQQPDLFQEQPQALPILLRVGEEYFVRLGNLHKTPSPAAFSFSSSASGGSHLAASASAGNFFRAAVQQLQNVRERSLEGAAEPWPSDDDSGAPLDAAAKEKRSSKDSPISIDLTFHLLRQLLEMARAEQLSQQVESNRKMLETIGK